Proteins found in one Zea mays cultivar B73 chromosome 1, Zm-B73-REFERENCE-NAM-5.0, whole genome shotgun sequence genomic segment:
- the LOC103643331 gene encoding phosphoglucan phosphatase LSF1, chloroplastic, translated as MAPHLLTPPALTVTGAAAPGRLGSAGSADPRTPRPRAPWPTFCSSPSRGRRELRKRKGLSVAAAAEVAEPGGPAGAMRLNEYMVAVDRPLGVRFALGVDGRVFVHSLRKGGNAEKSRIIMVGDTLKKAGADGEGLVTIKDLGDTETALRDKSGPCSLVLERPFAPFPIHQLHQNEDYHILFNRGRAAVASWNSAVWSTKMNESSTGDGKLGFAVFSPRLLSSQGWALLSNEKGGLNQSSTNLANRVSEIVGLYSDEDDDNAEWAHGSFPLEEYIKALDRAKGELYYNHSLGMQYSKITEQIFVGSCIQTEKDVKMLSETMGITAVLNFQSESERINWGINSEIINSSCRENNILMVNYPIREVDSLDLRKKLPFCVGLLLRLIRKNYRIYVTCTTGYDRSPACVISYLHWVQDTPLHIAHKFITGLHSCRPDRAAIVWATWDLIALVENGRHDGSPTHSVCFIWNSGREGEDVELVGDFTSNWKDKIRCSHKGGSRYEAEVRLRHGKYYYKFIVGGQWRHSTSLPTETDEHGNVNNVIRVGDIARIRPAPSQLHIKDPSVVKVIERALTEDERFLLAFAARRMAFAICPIRLSPKQ; from the exons ATGGCGCCCCACCTACTCACCCCACCAGCCCTCACCGTTACGGGCGCCGccgccccaggtcgcctcggcagcGCCGGATCGGCGGACCCGCGGACGCCCAGGCCACGCGCGCCGTGGCCCACTTTCTGCTCCTCCCCCAGCAGAGGGCGGCGGGAGCTGAGGAAGAGGAAGGGCTTGAGCGTCGCGGCGGCGGCGGAAGTAGCGGAGCCGGGTGGGCCCGCTGGGGCGATGCGGCTCAACGAGTACATGGTCGCTGTGGACCGGCCCCTCGGCGTCCGCTTCGCGCTTGGTGTCGACGGACGCGTCTTCGTCCATTCCCTTAGAAAAGGG GGAAACGCCGAGAAGTCCAGGATCATCATGGTCGGCGACACGCTTAAGAAGGCAGGCGCCGACGGCGAAGGCCTCGTCACCATCAAAGACCTAGGTGACACGGA GACTGCGCTGAGGGACAAGTCAGGACCATGCAGCCTTGTCCTTGAGAGACCATTTGCTCCTTTTCCAATCCATCAGTTGCATCAAAATGAAGATTACCACATTCTATTTAACAGAGGACGAGCTGCTGTGGCCTCTTGGAACAGTGCTGTTTGGTCTACAAAGATGAACGAATCTTCTACTGGGGATGGAAAATTAGGTTTTGCTGTATTCTCCCCAAGGTTGCTAAGTTCTCAAGGATGGGCTCTTCTGTCCAATGAGAAAGGTGGACTCAATCAGAGTAGCACTAACCTTGCCAATCGCGTAAGTGAGATTGTTGGTTTATATtctgatgaagacgatgacaatGCTGAGTGGGCACATGGTAGCTTTCCTTTGGAAGAGTACATTAAAGCACTAGACCGTGCTAAAGGTGAACTGTACTATAATCATTCACTGGGTATGCAGTACAGCAAG ATAACAGAACAAATATTTGTTGGGTCATGTATACAAACAGAGAAAGATGTGAAGATGTTATCAGAAACTATG GGTATTACTGCTGTTCTGAATTTCCAAAGTGAAAGCGAGCGCATTAACTGGGGAATCAATTCTGAGATAATCAACAGTTCCTGTCGTGAGAATAACATCTTGATGGTTAACTATCCTATACG AGAGGTTGATTCATTGGACCTAAGAAAGAAGCTTCCTTTTTGTGTTGGTCTTCTGTTGCGTCTTATAAGGAAGAACTACCGCATATATGTGACTTGTACCACTGGATATGATAGATCACCAGCATGTGTGATATCATACTTACACTGGGTTCAAGATACACCTCTCCATATTGCTCACAAGTTCATCACTGGTTTGCACTCTTGTAGACCTGACAG AGCTGCAATTGTTTGGGCAACTTGGGATCTTATTGCTTTAGTTGAAAATGGAAGGCATGATGGTAGTCCCACACATTCAGTTTGTTTCATTTGGAACAGTGGTAGGGAG GGCGAGGATGTAGAGTTAGTTGGAGATTTTACAAGTAACTGGAAAGACAAAATAAGGTGCAGCCACAAGGGTGGCTCAAGATATGAGGCTGAAGTTCGACTTCGACATGGAAA GTACTATTACAAATTTATAGTTGGGGGCCAATGGAGGCATTCGACTTCGTTGCCTACAGAAACAGATGAACATGGGAATGTCAACAATGTGATCAGAGTTGGCGACATTGCTCGGATTCGTCCTGCTCCAAGCCAGCTACATATAAAA GACCCATCTGTTGTTAAGGTCATAGAAAGGGCGCTAACTGAGGACGAGCGGTTTTTATTGGCGTTTGCAGCACGCCGCATGGCATTTGCAATCTGCCCAATCAGACTGTCCCCAAAGCAGTAG